In Fodinicola acaciae, the following proteins share a genomic window:
- a CDS encoding adenylate/guanylate cyclase domain-containing protein: MSSSSTPPDAAAVLEQILLGGPAHYNRHQVADAAQVPLERAQRLWKAMGFADVGDDAEMFTDADIVALRVWDSLVRGQDIDSHEEITLARALAQAFARLAEWQVQLFRTFMDRDDDLVDGVRLVEELIPVVERLQSYVWRRQLTAAIGRAMMENGEELATREMVVGFADIVGFTSLTRRIGKAELAALLEDFETDAALAVTENHGRIVKNIGDEVLFVADDAADAAEIALRLTDPEREERGLPQLRIGMAYGNVLLRFGDVFGSVVNLAARLTSVARPGTVLIDREMATTLSDNDTYKLRPRRPIAVRGYPHMRSWVLRRNDSWQSLAD; this comes from the coding sequence ATGTCCTCGTCGTCCACACCACCTGACGCGGCGGCGGTCCTCGAACAGATCCTGCTCGGCGGTCCGGCGCACTACAACCGCCACCAGGTCGCCGACGCCGCACAGGTGCCGCTGGAGCGCGCGCAGCGGCTGTGGAAGGCGATGGGATTCGCGGACGTCGGCGACGACGCGGAGATGTTCACCGACGCCGACATCGTGGCGCTGCGGGTGTGGGACTCGCTGGTACGCGGCCAGGACATCGACAGCCACGAGGAGATCACGCTGGCTCGCGCGCTGGCGCAGGCTTTCGCCCGGCTGGCCGAGTGGCAGGTGCAGCTCTTCCGCACGTTCATGGACCGCGACGACGACCTCGTCGACGGCGTACGGCTGGTCGAGGAGCTGATCCCGGTCGTCGAGCGCCTCCAGTCCTACGTCTGGCGCCGGCAGCTGACCGCCGCGATCGGCCGGGCGATGATGGAAAACGGCGAGGAGCTGGCGACCCGCGAGATGGTCGTCGGGTTTGCCGACATCGTCGGCTTCACCTCGCTCACCAGGCGGATCGGCAAGGCCGAGCTGGCGGCGCTGCTGGAGGACTTCGAGACCGACGCGGCGCTCGCGGTGACCGAGAACCACGGACGGATCGTCAAGAATATCGGCGATGAGGTGCTGTTCGTCGCCGACGACGCGGCCGACGCGGCCGAGATCGCGCTGCGGCTGACCGACCCCGAGCGCGAGGAGCGCGGCCTGCCGCAGCTGCGGATCGGCATGGCGTACGGCAACGTGCTGCTGCGCTTCGGCGACGTGTTCGGCTCGGTGGTCAACCTGGCCGCGCGGCTCACCTCGGTCGCGCGGCCGGGCACTGTGCTGATCGACCGCGAGATGGCGACCACGCTGTCCGACAACGACACCTACAAGCTGCGGCCGCGGCGGCCGATCGCCGTACGTGGCTATCCGCACATGCGCTCGTGGGTGCTGCGCCGCAACGACTCCTGGCAGAGCCTCGCGGACTGA
- a CDS encoding O-methyltransferase, translating to MDEKRLRQLESLYEEGRQHDEKQPDRLKRRRNVDPGAAAFLVTLIRAIPAPRVLEIGTSNGYSTIWLADACAAVGGQVTTVDTETQAGARDNLEKAGLAEHVTFVAGDGGEFLRGLAENSVDLLFLDAERTEYPGWWPHPLRVIRPGGILVADNALSHPAEIAPLQELLENEPSCYSTLVPVGSGELVAVLDR from the coding sequence ATGGACGAAAAACGCTTGCGGCAGCTGGAATCGCTCTACGAAGAAGGTCGCCAGCACGACGAGAAACAGCCCGACCGGCTCAAGCGCCGCCGCAATGTCGACCCCGGCGCGGCCGCGTTCCTGGTCACCCTGATCCGCGCGATCCCGGCGCCCCGGGTGCTGGAAATCGGCACGTCCAACGGATATTCGACGATCTGGCTGGCCGACGCGTGCGCCGCGGTCGGTGGCCAGGTGACCACAGTGGACACCGAGACCCAGGCGGGTGCCAGGGACAACCTCGAAAAAGCCGGCCTGGCCGAGCACGTCACCTTCGTCGCCGGCGACGGTGGCGAGTTTTTACGCGGCTTGGCGGAAAACAGCGTCGACCTGCTGTTCCTGGACGCGGAACGGACGGAATACCCGGGCTGGTGGCCACATCCGCTGCGGGTGATCCGGCCCGGTGGCATCCTGGTCGCCGACAACGCGCTGTCGCATCCGGCCGAGATCGCTCCGCTCCAGGAACTGCTGGAAAACGAGCCGAGCTGCTATTCGACGCTGGTGCCGGTCGGCTCCGGCGAGCTGGTCGCCGTGCTCGACAGATAG
- a CDS encoding universal stress protein codes for MSGYQTIVVGTDGSETSLKAVDRAGQIARVGSATKLVIVCAYVPAEPRDVDRAQDILGEDAYQVVGSTPAEDTLRTAADRAKAAGAGNIETVAVRGEPVRVLMSASKKHRAELLVVGNRGLNTLAGRILGSVPSAVTHRAECDVLVVHTT; via the coding sequence ATGAGCGGTTACCAGACGATCGTGGTCGGCACCGACGGGTCGGAGACCTCGCTGAAGGCGGTCGACCGGGCCGGTCAGATCGCCCGGGTCGGCAGCGCGACGAAGCTGGTCATCGTGTGTGCGTACGTGCCGGCCGAGCCGCGCGACGTGGACCGGGCGCAGGACATCCTCGGCGAGGACGCCTACCAGGTGGTCGGCTCGACACCGGCCGAGGACACGCTGCGTACGGCCGCCGACCGGGCAAAGGCGGCCGGCGCCGGGAACATCGAGACGGTGGCCGTGCGCGGCGAGCCGGTGCGGGTGCTGATGAGCGCGTCGAAGAAGCATCGCGCCGAGCTGCTGGTCGTCGGCAACCGCGGCCTGAACACGCTCGCCGGCCGCATCCTCGGGTCCGTACCGTCGGCGGTCACCCATCGCGCGGAGTGCGATGTCCTCGTCGTCCACACCACCTGA
- a CDS encoding adenosine deaminase → MTDLNAFIAGLPKAELHVHHVGSASPRIVAELAARHAGSTTVPADPAALADYFTFSDFAHFIEIYQAVVALIRTTDDLHLLTYEIARDLAAQQVRYVELQVTPYTHHLAGISPEQVCEVIEDVRAKAATEFGLEMRWIFDIPGEYGAPAADLTLHAATGVRPDGLVAFGLGGPEIGQPRGFYQSWFDQAIAAGLHSAPHAGESTGAPTIWDAINLLKAERIGHGTHCMEDPKLVDFLAEKQIPLEVSPTSNVRTRVVDSYETHPLPRMVEAGLRVTINSDDPPMFGTTLTNEYAVAARLLDLDEAGLAALAKAAVDASFAPEAVKKRIGGEIDGYLSSTATSSPEPTGTSVE, encoded by the coding sequence ATGACAGATCTGAACGCCTTCATCGCCGGCCTGCCGAAGGCCGAGCTGCACGTCCACCACGTCGGGTCGGCGTCGCCGCGGATCGTCGCCGAGCTGGCCGCGCGGCACGCCGGCAGCACGACCGTGCCGGCCGACCCGGCAGCGCTCGCCGACTATTTCACGTTCAGCGACTTCGCCCATTTCATCGAGATCTACCAGGCCGTCGTGGCGCTCATCCGCACCACCGACGACCTGCACCTGCTCACGTACGAGATCGCGCGCGACCTCGCCGCGCAGCAGGTGCGTTACGTCGAGCTGCAGGTTACGCCGTACACCCACCATTTGGCCGGCATCTCGCCGGAGCAGGTCTGCGAGGTCATCGAGGACGTACGCGCCAAGGCGGCCACCGAGTTTGGCTTGGAGATGCGGTGGATTTTCGACATCCCGGGGGAGTACGGCGCGCCGGCGGCCGATCTCACGCTGCACGCGGCGACCGGCGTACGGCCGGATGGTCTGGTCGCTTTTGGCCTGGGCGGGCCGGAAATCGGCCAGCCGCGCGGTTTTTACCAGTCGTGGTTCGACCAGGCGATCGCCGCCGGCCTGCATTCGGCGCCACACGCCGGAGAGTCGACCGGCGCGCCGACGATCTGGGACGCGATCAACCTGCTCAAGGCGGAGCGGATCGGCCATGGCACACACTGCATGGAGGATCCGAAGCTGGTCGATTTCCTTGCCGAGAAACAGATCCCACTGGAGGTGTCGCCGACCTCCAACGTACGCACCCGTGTCGTCGACTCGTACGAGACGCATCCGTTGCCGCGGATGGTCGAGGCCGGCCTGCGCGTGACGATCAACTCCGACGACCCGCCGATGTTCGGCACGACGCTGACCAACGAGTACGCCGTCGCGGCGCGGCTGCTCGACCTCGACGAGGCCGGTCTGGCCGCGCTGGCCAAGGCGGCGGTCGACGCGTCTTTCGCGCCTGAGGCGGTGAAAAAGCGGATCGGCGGCGAGATCGACGGCTATCTGTCGAGCACGGCGACCAGCTCGCCGGAGCCGACCGGCACCAGCGTCGAATAG
- a CDS encoding DUF397 domain-containing protein gives MRGWRKSTRSETPNGCVEVANSSLAIGVRDSKLRDASPVLLFSHDNWRAALGEIKAGRFGLGEPTRRPVWHDPVRAG, from the coding sequence GTGCGAGGTTGGCGAAAGTCGACGCGGTCCGAAACTCCTAATGGTTGCGTCGAAGTTGCCAATTCGTCGTTAGCTATTGGCGTACGGGACAGCAAGTTGCGCGACGCCAGTCCTGTTCTTCTTTTCTCGCATGACAACTGGCGCGCCGCCCTCGGTGAGATCAAAGCGGGCCGGTTCGGGCTAGGCGAGCCCACACGCCGCCCTGTCTGGCATGATCCGGTGCGGGCAGGGTGA
- a CDS encoding helix-turn-helix domain-containing protein gives MSDTYSPTVLKRLIAYELKRLREEAGRTRPEAAERLGKTSAQIGHIETMRNLPSPGDLELLLTWYGHPEKVEFYRNMLRQAKRGRDWWIGLSHADEFDLYFGLESASAKIEEYHAVVVPGLFQTRAYAAAIMRGGSPTMSDDEVVRRVNFRMARQKTVERENPPRIWTILDEATIRRMVGGPITMREQLERLIRLADMPNVEIQVMPFAKGAHPALDGTFTYFSLPSDLVVDPGVVYAETRVGVRYFEQPAEIETYRDILARLRVQALDPQDSREMIERVMKEL, from the coding sequence GTGTCCGACACGTACTCGCCGACAGTCCTCAAGCGCCTGATCGCGTACGAGCTGAAGCGGCTCCGCGAGGAGGCCGGCCGGACGCGCCCGGAGGCGGCCGAACGGCTCGGCAAGACCTCGGCGCAGATCGGCCACATCGAGACGATGCGCAACCTGCCCTCGCCTGGCGACCTGGAGCTGTTGCTGACCTGGTACGGCCATCCGGAGAAGGTCGAGTTCTACCGGAACATGCTGCGCCAGGCCAAAAGAGGTCGCGACTGGTGGATCGGCCTGAGTCATGCGGACGAATTCGATCTGTACTTCGGACTTGAGTCCGCGTCGGCCAAGATCGAGGAGTATCACGCCGTCGTTGTGCCTGGCCTGTTCCAAACGCGCGCGTACGCCGCCGCGATCATGCGTGGCGGCAGTCCGACGATGTCCGATGATGAGGTCGTCCGCCGTGTGAATTTTCGCATGGCCAGGCAGAAAACGGTTGAGCGGGAGAACCCGCCAAGGATCTGGACCATCCTCGACGAGGCGACTATCAGGCGGATGGTCGGCGGTCCGATCACCATGCGTGAACAGCTGGAACGCCTGATTAGGTTGGCCGACATGCCAAACGTCGAGATTCAGGTCATGCCATTCGCCAAAGGTGCACATCCGGCGTTGGACGGCACATTCACCTATTTCTCGCTGCCGAGCGACTTGGTCGTCGATCCGGGAGTCGTGTACGCGGAGACGCGCGTAGGCGTTCGCTACTTCGAGCAGCCGGCGGAGATTGAAACGTATCGGGATATCCTTGCCAGGCTGCGGGTTCAGGCCCTCGATCCGCAGGACTCGCGCGAGATGATCGAGAGGGTGATGAAGGAGTTGTGA
- the lat gene encoding L-lysine 6-transaminase produces the protein MTATIGASVAPADVHQRLAEHVLTDGFKLVLDTRASQGSWIVDARTGERYLDMYTFFASAPLGLNHPGVVDDPEFMTLLAEIAANKPANPDIYTTHYAEFVETFARVLGDPALPHLFFVEGGALAVENALKVAFDWKSRRNEAAGRSPELGTKVLHLRHAFHGRSGYTMSLTNTDPGKTARFPRFDWPRIDVPATHFGDVEQLEKDALAQARAAFEANPHDIACFIAEPIQGEGGDNHLRAEFLLAMQALCHEYDALFVLDEVQTGVGTTGKPWAYQHFDLAPDIVAFSKKVQVGGIMAGRRVDEVPDNVFVVSGRINSTWGGGLVDMVRSRRYLEIIEREGLFAQAAERGEFFLAELKKLADRHSIANVRGRGLMIAFDLESAAVRDDVLGRLRTDEHLVALPSGERSIRFRPALTVSEDELKFALTALDNVLP, from the coding sequence ATGACTGCGACCATCGGTGCCTCAGTCGCACCTGCCGACGTGCACCAGCGACTGGCCGAGCACGTGCTGACCGACGGCTTCAAACTGGTGTTGGACACGCGTGCGAGCCAGGGCTCGTGGATCGTCGACGCACGTACGGGTGAGCGTTATCTGGACATGTACACGTTCTTCGCGTCGGCTCCGCTGGGCCTCAACCACCCCGGCGTGGTGGACGACCCGGAGTTCATGACGCTGCTGGCCGAGATCGCCGCCAACAAGCCGGCCAACCCCGACATCTACACCACGCACTACGCCGAGTTCGTCGAGACGTTCGCGCGCGTGCTCGGCGACCCCGCACTGCCGCACCTCTTCTTCGTTGAAGGTGGCGCGCTCGCGGTGGAAAACGCGCTGAAGGTCGCCTTCGACTGGAAGAGCCGCCGCAACGAGGCCGCAGGCCGCTCGCCGGAGCTGGGCACCAAGGTGTTGCACCTGCGGCACGCCTTCCACGGGCGCAGCGGCTACACCATGTCGCTGACCAACACCGACCCCGGCAAGACCGCGCGCTTCCCGCGGTTCGACTGGCCGCGCATCGACGTGCCGGCGACGCATTTCGGCGATGTCGAGCAGCTGGAGAAGGACGCGCTCGCGCAGGCCAGGGCCGCTTTCGAGGCCAACCCGCACGACATCGCGTGCTTCATCGCCGAGCCGATCCAGGGCGAAGGCGGCGACAACCACCTGCGCGCCGAGTTCCTGCTGGCGATGCAGGCACTGTGCCACGAGTACGACGCGCTGTTCGTGCTCGACGAGGTGCAGACCGGTGTCGGCACGACCGGCAAGCCGTGGGCATACCAGCACTTCGACCTTGCGCCGGACATCGTCGCCTTCTCCAAGAAGGTGCAGGTCGGCGGCATCATGGCCGGCCGGCGGGTGGACGAGGTGCCGGACAACGTGTTCGTGGTGAGCGGCCGGATCAACTCGACCTGGGGTGGCGGCCTGGTGGACATGGTCCGCTCGCGCCGCTACCTGGAGATCATCGAGCGCGAGGGCCTGTTCGCGCAGGCCGCCGAGCGTGGTGAGTTTTTCCTGGCAGAGCTGAAAAAGCTCGCCGACCGGCACTCGATCGCCAATGTCCGCGGCCGTGGCCTGATGATCGCCTTCGACCTGGAGAGTGCGGCCGTACGCGACGACGTGCTCGGCCGCCTGCGCACCGATGAGCACCTGGTCGCGCTGCCGAGCGGCGAGCGGTCGATCCGCTTCCGGCCGGCGCTGACGGTGTCCGAGGACGAGCTCAAGTTTGCCTTGACGGCCCTCGACAACGTCCTTCCATAG
- a CDS encoding PLP-dependent aminotransferase family protein has protein sequence MVTGVMLSKVLGDWWHRGDGPAHRQLADRIQVLVLDGRLPLRTRLPAERELASALGLSRGTVTTAYDALRESGFIGSKRGAGSWVELPARSRNDSPTWALTPYGRDGDPIIDMAHAAPGAPAGDLYPAVQAATARLPEFLPGNGYFGSGIELLRTAIADRYTRRGLPTRADQIMVCAGAQHGITLVLGAVAAAGDRVLVEHPAYPAIFDAVRQAGCRTVPVALTADGWDLDLIAATMAQTAPRLAYVVPDFHNPTGACMPAEQRAELARLAHRRQTLLVVDESLVELGLDHPAPRPVGADLPASVQDVLVHIGSTSKTFWGGLRVGWIRCQPDLLHRLAVVRASTDLGSPVLEQLITVELLGNADDILARRCKELAESRDHLRWLLGERFPGWSVPCPPGGLNLWIDLRRPVSSMLALTAGRFGLRLAAGPRFGVDGAFENWLRLPFTLSATDTAAAVDRLAAAAASMGGATAPVVAPPTGVV, from the coding sequence ATGGTGACAGGGGTCATGCTGAGCAAGGTGCTCGGCGACTGGTGGCACCGCGGCGACGGTCCGGCGCACCGGCAGCTGGCCGACCGCATCCAGGTGCTGGTGCTCGACGGACGGTTGCCGCTGCGTACGCGCCTGCCGGCGGAGCGGGAGCTGGCGTCCGCGCTCGGCCTGAGCCGCGGGACGGTGACGACCGCGTACGACGCGCTGCGCGAGTCGGGTTTCATCGGCAGCAAGCGCGGCGCCGGCAGCTGGGTCGAGCTGCCGGCACGGTCGCGCAACGACTCGCCCACCTGGGCCTTGACGCCGTACGGGCGAGACGGTGACCCGATCATCGACATGGCGCACGCGGCACCCGGCGCACCGGCCGGCGACCTCTATCCGGCCGTACAGGCGGCGACCGCGCGGTTGCCGGAGTTCCTGCCCGGCAACGGATATTTCGGTTCCGGCATCGAGCTGCTGCGTACGGCGATCGCCGACCGCTACACGCGGCGTGGCCTGCCGACGCGCGCCGACCAGATCATGGTGTGCGCCGGCGCGCAGCACGGCATCACGCTGGTCCTCGGCGCGGTCGCCGCGGCCGGCGACCGCGTACTCGTGGAGCATCCGGCCTATCCGGCGATCTTCGACGCCGTCCGGCAGGCCGGCTGTCGTACGGTGCCGGTCGCGCTGACCGCCGACGGCTGGGACCTCGACCTGATCGCCGCCACGATGGCGCAGACCGCGCCGCGGCTGGCATACGTGGTGCCCGACTTCCACAATCCGACCGGCGCCTGCATGCCGGCCGAGCAGCGGGCCGAGCTGGCGCGGCTGGCGCACCGGCGGCAGACGTTGCTGGTCGTCGACGAGTCGCTGGTCGAGCTGGGCCTCGACCATCCGGCGCCGCGGCCGGTCGGCGCCGACCTGCCGGCCTCGGTGCAGGACGTGCTCGTCCACATCGGCTCGACCAGCAAGACCTTCTGGGGTGGCCTGCGGGTCGGCTGGATCCGCTGTCAGCCCGACCTGTTGCACCGGCTGGCGGTCGTACGCGCCAGCACCGACCTCGGCAGTCCGGTGTTGGAGCAGCTGATCACGGTGGAGCTGCTCGGCAACGCCGACGACATCCTGGCCAGACGCTGCAAGGAGCTGGCCGAGTCGCGCGACCACCTGCGCTGGCTGCTCGGCGAGCGGTTTCCCGGCTGGTCGGTGCCGTGTCCGCCCGGCGGCCTCAACCTGTGGATCGACCTGCGCCGGCCGGTGTCGTCGATGCTCGCGCTCACCGCCGGCCGCTTCGGCCTCCGGCTGGCCGCCGGGCCGCGCTTCGGCGTCGACGGCGCGTTCGAAAACTGGCTTCGCCTGCCGTTCACCCTGTCGGCCACCGACACCGCCGCGGCCGTCGACCGGCTCGCCGCGGCCGCCGCCAGCATGGGCGGCGCGACCGCTCCGGTCGTGGCGCCACCGACCGGCGTTGTGTGA
- a CDS encoding lipase family protein, translating into MVQRSRLSLLLAALVFVAGLTAAAPAGAAIAPPSQDPFYAVPSDVGSYAPGAVIRSRQIAPQTAIGQLPAVRAWQVLYRTNDGEDAATATVATVLVPAAPWTGAGTRPLLSYQSAEDSVGIDCAPSYAWRNGIFAGLGEPLADPLAVGPALALGWAVVVPDYEGPQGMFGVGRMAGHGVLDGIRAALNFSTAGLDPRTKVATFGYSGGGLATGWAGELQGTYAPELNYVGTAGGGTPAKLLDVVKWLTGPGKAAAGLAAGGIIGILKQYPQLRKFLNDKGRTLYQRYENACAAQLVAELPFRDINAYTTSPDLFVEPEIVAVTTRQSMGSQAPKAPVFNSHGQLDEIVPFAQNKRNVKEWCAGGATVDADWTLLAEHGLGVAPWYATGYPYLKARFAGLPAVNDCWWIRNS; encoded by the coding sequence GTGGTCCAGAGATCCCGCCTGTCGCTGCTGCTCGCCGCACTCGTCTTCGTGGCCGGACTGACCGCCGCCGCGCCGGCCGGGGCGGCCATCGCGCCACCGAGCCAGGACCCGTTCTATGCGGTGCCCTCGGATGTCGGCTCGTACGCTCCGGGTGCGGTCATCAGATCGCGGCAGATCGCGCCGCAAACTGCGATCGGCCAACTGCCGGCGGTGCGCGCGTGGCAGGTGCTCTATCGTACGAACGACGGCGAGGACGCGGCCACCGCGACGGTCGCCACCGTGCTCGTACCAGCGGCGCCGTGGACCGGCGCCGGCACGCGGCCGCTGCTTTCCTACCAGAGCGCGGAAGACTCGGTCGGCATCGACTGCGCACCGTCGTACGCGTGGCGCAACGGCATCTTCGCCGGCCTCGGCGAGCCGCTGGCCGACCCGCTGGCCGTCGGGCCGGCGCTCGCCCTCGGCTGGGCCGTGGTGGTGCCGGATTACGAGGGACCGCAAGGAATGTTCGGCGTCGGCCGGATGGCCGGTCACGGCGTACTCGACGGGATCCGCGCCGCGCTGAACTTTTCCACCGCTGGCTTGGATCCGCGCACCAAGGTGGCGACTTTCGGTTACTCCGGCGGGGGACTGGCGACCGGCTGGGCCGGTGAGCTGCAGGGGACGTACGCGCCGGAGCTCAACTATGTCGGCACGGCCGGCGGTGGCACGCCGGCGAAGCTGCTCGACGTGGTGAAATGGCTGACCGGCCCAGGAAAGGCCGCGGCCGGCCTGGCCGCCGGTGGCATTATCGGCATCCTCAAGCAGTATCCGCAGCTGCGGAAATTCCTTAACGACAAAGGCCGCACGCTCTACCAGCGCTATGAGAACGCCTGTGCCGCGCAGCTGGTGGCCGAGCTGCCGTTCCGTGACATCAACGCGTACACGACCTCGCCGGATCTGTTTGTCGAGCCGGAAATCGTCGCGGTCACCACGCGGCAGAGCATGGGGTCGCAGGCACCGAAGGCACCTGTCTTCAACTCACACGGACAGCTCGACGAGATCGTGCCTTTCGCGCAGAACAAGCGAAACGTGAAGGAATGGTGTGCCGGCGGCGCGACCGTGGACGCCGACTGGACGCTGCTCGCCGAGCACGGCCTCGGCGTGGCGCCCTGGTATGCGACCGGTTATCCGTACCTGAAGGCCCGGTTTGCCGGCCTGCCGGCGGTCAACGACTGCTGGTGGATCCGGAACAGCTAG
- the msrA gene encoding peptide-methionine (S)-S-oxide reductase MsrA — MFGFRRSTMVDPADALPGRQEPIPVAERHAVLGTPLTGPWPDGLQVMVVGMGCFWGAERIFWQTPGVYSTSAGYAGGFTPNPTYEEVCSGRTGHAEVVQVVFDPAKVSYEQLLKTFFENHDPTQGNRQGNDVGSQYRSAIYTTTPEQERVAKAVLEAFQPVVTKNGFGQITTEIKPLDHYYFAEDYHQQYLSDAKNPYGYCNHGPNGMSCPIGVARLDS; from the coding sequence ATGTTCGGATTTCGCCGCAGCACCATGGTCGACCCCGCCGACGCGCTGCCCGGCCGGCAGGAGCCGATCCCGGTGGCCGAGCGGCACGCCGTACTCGGCACGCCACTGACCGGCCCGTGGCCCGACGGCCTGCAGGTCATGGTCGTCGGCATGGGATGTTTCTGGGGCGCGGAGCGGATTTTCTGGCAGACGCCGGGGGTTTACTCCACCTCGGCCGGTTACGCCGGCGGCTTCACCCCCAACCCGACCTACGAGGAGGTCTGCTCCGGCCGCACCGGCCACGCCGAGGTCGTCCAGGTCGTCTTCGACCCGGCCAAGGTGTCGTACGAGCAACTGCTGAAGACCTTCTTCGAAAACCACGACCCGACGCAGGGAAACCGGCAGGGCAACGACGTGGGCTCGCAGTATCGCTCGGCGATCTACACCACCACGCCTGAGCAGGAGCGGGTCGCGAAGGCCGTGCTGGAGGCTTTCCAGCCGGTCGTGACGAAGAACGGCTTCGGTCAGATCACCACCGAGATCAAGCCGCTGGATCACTACTACTTCGCTGAGGACTATCACCAGCAGTACTTGTCCGACGCGAAGAATCCGTACGGTTATTGCAACCACGGCCCCAACGGCATGTCCTGTCCGATCGGGGTCGCTCGCCTCGACAGCTAG
- a CDS encoding TetR/AcrR family transcriptional regulator gives MAEQKRRTQAERRAATNASLLDGTISALSELGYARATVKEISARAGVSAGALFGHYATLTDLMLAAAEEVARRQIQRFTDYVAELPEADPVAVLPRVRAGARDPINAVWIELLVAARTDPVLRERLKPVAGAFAEAMLEASKQVPVLRALPDDKRLAVVAHVIHYFDGEALSAVLYPDVDFDQRRMDMIATMLQAYVRAE, from the coding sequence GTGGCTGAGCAAAAACGGCGTACGCAGGCCGAACGCCGCGCGGCGACCAACGCGAGCCTGCTCGACGGCACGATCTCGGCGCTGTCCGAGCTCGGCTACGCGCGCGCGACGGTCAAGGAAATCAGCGCCAGAGCGGGTGTTTCGGCCGGCGCGCTGTTCGGTCACTACGCGACGCTGACCGACCTCATGCTGGCCGCCGCCGAGGAGGTCGCGCGCCGACAGATCCAGCGGTTCACCGACTATGTCGCCGAGCTGCCGGAGGCCGACCCGGTCGCGGTGCTGCCGCGCGTACGCGCCGGCGCGCGCGATCCGATCAACGCGGTCTGGATCGAGCTGCTGGTCGCCGCCCGCACCGATCCGGTGCTCCGCGAGCGCCTCAAGCCGGTCGCCGGCGCGTTCGCCGAGGCGATGCTCGAGGCGAGCAAGCAGGTGCCGGTGCTGCGCGCGCTGCCGGACGACAAGCGACTCGCGGTCGTCGCACACGTCATCCACTACTTCGACGGCGAGGCGTTGTCGGCGGTGCTCTATCCGGACGTGGATTTCGACCAGCGGCGGATGGACATGATCGCGACGATGCTCCAGGCATACGTACGCGCGGAGTAA